One region of Quercus lobata isolate SW786 chromosome 2, ValleyOak3.0 Primary Assembly, whole genome shotgun sequence genomic DNA includes:
- the LOC115974983 gene encoding uncharacterized protein LOC115974983, which produces MANPSSSSKGWVSNISSIAARIFFFLIILQIPLFRVPCRSGMCSTPLHVTSSQLIASEIFPVVVVKTLLYPGAVANGLVKNMAVPSWDSLLDIYNLTSVKGASAVTDLQRLEVLAGSYFSVAGAFVGLLKPGRMSMFGMLLIVWGLVKEGILGRPVNTDPTKAVYVYPTMLLGLICAFSSVKYDVKKVIRSAAPRPVAKPLQSSSKSKLK; this is translated from the exons ATGGCAAATCCTTCTTCTTCGTCAAAGGGATGGGTGAGCAATATCTCATCAATAGCAGCtcgcatcttcttcttcctaatCATACTTCAGATCCCTCTTTTCAG GGTCCCATGCAGATCGGGTATGTGTTCAACACCGTTGCATGTCACATCTTCCCAATTGATTGCAAGTGAAATATTTCCTGTTGTTGTTGTGAAGACACTTTTGTACCCAGGAGCTGTTGCAAATGGCCTTGTGAAAAACATGGCTGTTCCAAGCTGGGATAGCCTGTTAGACATCTATAACTTGACTAGTGTGAAGGGAGCTTCTGCAGTAACTGATCTCCAACGCTTAGAG GTTCTTGCAGGAAGCTACTTCTCTGTGGCAGGAGCATTTGTGGGCCTTCTAAAACCAGGGAGGATGAGCATGTTTGGGATGCTTCTTATAGTATGGGGCCTTGTCAAGGAAGGCATTTTGGGAAGGCCTGTAAACACAGATCCTACGAAAGCTGTATATGTCTATCCAACAATGTTACTTGGTCTGATCTGTGCCTTCTCATCTGTAAAGTATGATGTGAAGAAGGTTATTAGAAGTGCCGCTCCACGGCCTGTGGCAAAGCCTCTTCAGAGCTCGTCAAAATCTAAGCTGAAATGA
- the LOC115961243 gene encoding uncharacterized protein LOC115961243, with protein sequence MKKYLQEVKDRIRGLQVKFVQISREENECANHLVKAALAEFMLIPDQTTARGTHPYDGPMAACSIGIRYHGPLPNSSQAAKWVEAEALATITEKNIRSFIWKNIICKYGIPKVLVSDNGKQFDNNAFRDFCSELGIKNHYSSPAHPQANGQVEVTNRSLLKII encoded by the exons atgaagaagtaccttCAGGAGGTGAAGGATCGAATCAGAGGTCTTCAAGTCAAATTCGTCCAAATCTCGAGGGAGGAAAACGAATGCGCCAATCATCTAGTGAAGGCCGCTTTAGCAGAATTCATGCTCATCCCCGATCAG ACAACTGCCAGAGGAACTCACCCCtatgacggccccatggccgcTTGCTCAATAGGGATTAGATATCATGGGCCCCTTCCCAACAGCAGTCAGGCAgctaaatgggtggaagcagaAGCCCTAGCCACTATCACAGAGAAGAACATCCGAAGTTTTATCTGGAAGAATATCATTTGTAAGTATGGGATACCCAAGGTGCTTGTCTCTGACAACGGAAAGCAGTTTGACAACAACGCATTCAGGGATTTCTGCTCGGAGTTAGGGATCAAGAACCACTACTCGTCACCTGCTCATCCACAAGCCAATGGACAAGTTGAAGttacgaaccgatccttgctcaaaatcATCTAG